A genomic region of Caulobacter vibrioides contains the following coding sequences:
- a CDS encoding cyclic nucleotide-binding domain-containing protein, with translation MSLEAPDLLRVQALPLFETAGDEVFGRLMRGAFLQRFPRGSQLTTQGQPDNFLFVLLEGAIELEGSSSDRESTLALLWPTATLGLASIVLDAPSLMTARATKASLILMVPGETFRQALSQDAGLARAVAEELAGCFSGAVRSLKNCKLRTAKERLISYLLAQHARQGGGSVVKLPCRKRVLASLLGMTPENLSRAFSSLGPHGVEIDGATVTLRQPDSLAQLAHPDAMIDNDIGEGSSQAERERRRGARTATAPH, from the coding sequence ATGTCTCTTGAAGCCCCCGATCTCCTGCGCGTTCAGGCCTTGCCGCTTTTCGAGACTGCGGGCGACGAGGTCTTTGGTCGACTGATGCGCGGCGCGTTTCTCCAGCGGTTTCCGCGCGGATCGCAACTGACGACCCAGGGACAGCCGGACAACTTTCTGTTCGTGCTCCTTGAGGGAGCGATCGAACTGGAGGGGAGCTCCAGCGACCGAGAGTCGACCCTGGCCTTGCTATGGCCCACCGCCACGCTGGGCTTGGCTTCCATCGTCTTGGACGCCCCGAGCTTGATGACGGCGCGAGCCACCAAGGCCAGCTTGATCCTCATGGTGCCCGGCGAAACCTTCAGGCAAGCGCTAAGCCAGGACGCGGGGCTGGCGCGCGCGGTGGCGGAAGAACTCGCCGGTTGCTTCAGCGGCGCCGTGCGCTCCTTGAAGAACTGCAAACTGAGGACGGCTAAAGAGCGGTTGATCAGCTATCTGCTGGCGCAGCACGCCCGGCAGGGGGGCGGATCTGTGGTCAAGCTGCCCTGTCGCAAGCGCGTGCTGGCCTCGCTGTTGGGGATGACGCCGGAAAACCTCTCACGCGCGTTCTCCAGCCTGGGGCCGCATGGGGTCGAGATTGATGGGGCCACGGTCACGCTTCGCCAGCCTGACAGTCTGGCTCAGTTGGCCCATCCCGACGCCATGATCGACAACGATATCGGTGAAGGCTCCAGCCAAGCCGAACGCGAGCGTCGCCGCGGCGCCCGCACCGCCACGGCGCCTCACTAG
- a CDS encoding OmpW family outer membrane protein — protein MKKLALSLVAFGALAAGAAQAQDFTPNAKGDLIVHARLTQVAPAKDAAIMTAAGANSGLKAHVGNDIKPTLGFTYFLTDKVAVEAILGTTEHNIRAQGPGTDVLVHKTWVLPPVVTLQYHPLPTSQVSPYVGAGLNYMLFYSGKNKNGFTVKVDDGVGYALQAGVNIKMKNSWLVNADVKKVYFSTDAKINGGALKAKVDLDPVVASIGVSRQF, from the coding sequence ATGAAGAAGCTCGCTCTTTCGCTCGTGGCCTTTGGCGCGCTCGCCGCTGGCGCCGCCCAGGCTCAAGACTTCACGCCGAACGCCAAGGGCGACCTGATCGTCCACGCGCGCCTGACGCAGGTTGCGCCGGCCAAGGACGCCGCCATCATGACCGCCGCCGGCGCCAATTCGGGCCTCAAGGCGCACGTCGGCAATGACATCAAGCCGACCCTAGGCTTCACCTACTTCCTGACCGACAAGGTCGCCGTCGAGGCCATCCTCGGCACCACGGAACACAACATCCGCGCTCAAGGGCCGGGCACTGACGTGCTGGTCCACAAGACCTGGGTCCTGCCGCCGGTCGTGACGCTGCAATATCACCCGCTCCCGACCTCGCAGGTCAGCCCCTATGTCGGCGCGGGCCTGAACTACATGCTGTTCTACAGCGGCAAGAACAAGAACGGCTTCACCGTGAAGGTGGATGACGGCGTCGGCTATGCGCTGCAGGCCGGCGTGAACATCAAGATGAAGAACAGCTGGCTGGTGAACGCCGACGTCAAGAAGGTCTATTTCAGCACCGACGCCAAGATCAACGGCGGCGCTCTGAAGGCCAAGGTCGACCTCGACCCAGTCGTCGCCTCGATCGGCGTGTCGCGCCAATTCTAA
- a CDS encoding Crp/Fnr family transcriptional regulator produces the protein MTVIPPSAQRVATHTPNVGQPEDYRNNKLFRHMTPDEVEAIAPRLEQLRYGKGEMIVQRRDQDEGIYLLLEGALLANQYARSGREVGYRRLSPGAYFGEISAIDGLPRSVNIVALEDVRLVRLPPRLIRELFEGSPRFMRALLEDMAALTRSLTDRLFELTAISVACRVDIELLRMATAAGGDGRTAVVHPCPTHAELAVLVGSQREPVTRELNRLAGLNIVRQTGRSLHVLDMEALTNEVERIGGEL, from the coding sequence ATGACCGTGATTCCACCGTCGGCTCAGCGCGTCGCGACCCATACGCCGAACGTGGGCCAGCCTGAAGACTATCGAAACAACAAACTGTTTCGACACATGACGCCTGACGAGGTGGAGGCGATTGCGCCACGCCTCGAACAGCTGCGCTATGGCAAGGGTGAGATGATCGTTCAGCGGCGCGACCAGGATGAGGGCATCTATCTCCTGCTCGAGGGGGCGCTGCTCGCCAATCAGTATGCGCGATCGGGCCGCGAGGTTGGCTATCGCAGGCTGAGCCCGGGCGCCTATTTCGGCGAGATCTCGGCCATCGATGGCCTGCCGCGATCAGTGAATATCGTAGCTTTGGAAGATGTTCGGCTTGTGCGGCTGCCGCCTCGCCTCATCCGCGAGCTGTTCGAGGGCTCGCCGCGCTTCATGCGCGCCCTGCTCGAGGACATGGCCGCGCTGACCCGCTCGCTGACCGACCGCCTCTTTGAGCTGACCGCGATCTCGGTCGCCTGCCGCGTTGACATCGAACTTCTCCGCATGGCCACGGCGGCGGGAGGTGATGGGCGTACGGCCGTCGTCCATCCCTGCCCGACGCACGCCGAGCTAGCCGTTCTGGTCGGCAGCCAGCGCGAACCGGTGACACGTGAGCTCAATCGGCTGGCAGGCCTCAATATCGTCCGCCAGACGGGACGCTCGCTGCACGTCCTGGACATGGAAGCGCTAACCAACGAGGTCGAGCGGATCGGCGGAGAGCTCTAA
- a CDS encoding FixH family protein, whose translation MTIAAQSVTPATSRKGQITGWHVLIGVVAFFALIIAVDVVFMVLAYRTFSGQVASNPYEAGLAFNKTLAQREREAALGWSAAVETEGGGAVIVRVRDRTGRPLEQLSLTGALERPATEVGKQVLDFKPLGDGRYRATARLDGAWDLRATARDAQNAFELEARLVSQ comes from the coding sequence ATGACGATCGCCGCGCAATCCGTCACGCCCGCGACCTCACGCAAGGGCCAGATCACCGGCTGGCATGTGCTGATCGGCGTGGTCGCTTTCTTCGCCCTGATCATCGCCGTCGACGTGGTGTTCATGGTGCTGGCCTACCGGACCTTCTCCGGCCAGGTCGCCTCCAACCCCTATGAAGCGGGTCTGGCGTTCAACAAGACCTTGGCCCAGCGCGAACGCGAGGCCGCCCTGGGTTGGTCGGCTGCGGTGGAGACCGAGGGCGGTGGCGCGGTCATCGTCCGGGTGCGCGATCGCACGGGTCGTCCGCTTGAGCAGCTCTCGCTGACGGGGGCGCTCGAGCGTCCGGCCACCGAGGTCGGCAAGCAAGTCCTCGACTTCAAACCGCTCGGCGATGGTCGCTATCGGGCCACGGCCCGTCTGGACGGCGCCTGGGACCTGCGCGCGACGGCGCGCGACGCTCAGAACGCGTTCGAACTGGAAGCGCGTCTGGTGTCCCAATGA
- the ccoG gene encoding cytochrome c oxidase accessory protein CcoG has translation MPTLIDNTAPKPDTRSAVSAAERAKGKGDAKGGLYKPRQPIYPKLVHGKWRMVKWALLIATLSVYYITPWIRWGRPEGFPQQAALVDFTGRRFYFFDIQLWPQEVYVFTGVLIAAALALFLTTALFGRLWCGYACPQTVWTDLYIVVERLFEGDRNARMRLDAAPLSFDKIWRKTGKHLTWLGIAFGTGGAWIFYFHDAPTLIRTFWIGQAPATAYVSCALLTATTYIFAGWMREQVCTYMCPWPRIQGAMLDQHSLQVTYLRERGEPRGAHKKGQSWEGRGDCIDCRQCVVVCPMGIDIRDGSQLECINCGLCVDACDDILGKLGRPTGLIAYDTDAAVAARSCGQKAVYKPVRSRTVYYAVALALVGGLTLWSLITRPKADLHVIRDRNPTFVRMHDGAVRDGYTLKITNRTFAERRFDVTFDGVSGARLSQPGQTAQRVTLIVPADQVVSARVFVTAPADADLAGSVPARFIAKSGDIITESKTVFLSGAANPQ, from the coding sequence ATGCCCACGCTCATCGACAACACTGCGCCTAAACCCGACACCCGCTCGGCGGTCTCCGCCGCCGAGCGGGCCAAGGGCAAGGGCGACGCCAAGGGCGGCCTCTACAAGCCGCGCCAGCCGATCTATCCCAAGCTTGTCCACGGCAAGTGGCGGATGGTGAAGTGGGCGCTGCTGATCGCCACCTTGAGCGTCTACTACATCACGCCCTGGATCCGCTGGGGGCGGCCGGAAGGCTTCCCGCAGCAGGCGGCGCTGGTCGATTTCACCGGCCGGCGCTTCTATTTCTTCGACATCCAGCTGTGGCCGCAGGAAGTCTACGTTTTCACCGGCGTACTGATCGCCGCGGCGCTGGCGCTGTTTCTCACGACGGCGCTGTTTGGTCGCCTGTGGTGCGGTTATGCCTGTCCGCAGACCGTCTGGACTGACCTCTACATCGTTGTCGAACGGCTCTTTGAGGGTGACCGTAACGCCCGTATGCGCCTGGACGCCGCGCCCCTGTCTTTCGACAAGATCTGGCGCAAGACCGGCAAGCACCTGACCTGGCTGGGCATCGCCTTTGGCACCGGCGGGGCCTGGATTTTCTACTTTCATGACGCGCCGACCCTGATCCGAACGTTCTGGATCGGTCAGGCGCCCGCCACGGCCTATGTGTCCTGCGCGCTGCTGACGGCGACGACCTACATCTTCGCTGGCTGGATGCGCGAGCAGGTCTGTACCTACATGTGTCCCTGGCCCCGGATCCAGGGCGCGATGCTGGACCAGCATTCGCTGCAGGTGACCTATCTGCGCGAGCGCGGCGAGCCGCGCGGCGCCCACAAGAAGGGCCAGAGCTGGGAAGGTCGCGGCGACTGCATCGACTGCCGCCAGTGCGTGGTGGTCTGCCCGATGGGCATCGACATTCGCGACGGTTCTCAGCTGGAGTGCATCAACTGCGGCCTCTGCGTCGACGCGTGCGATGACATTCTTGGCAAGCTGGGCCGGCCGACCGGTCTGATCGCCTATGACACGGACGCGGCGGTCGCCGCGCGCAGCTGTGGGCAGAAGGCGGTCTACAAGCCCGTCCGCTCGCGCACCGTCTATTACGCCGTAGCCCTCGCCCTGGTCGGCGGCCTGACCCTGTGGTCCTTGATCACGCGACCCAAGGCGGACCTCCACGTCATCCGCGATCGCAATCCGACCTTCGTGCGCATGCACGACGGCGCCGTGCGCGACGGCTACACGCTGAAGATCACCAACCGGACCTTCGCCGAGCGGCGCTTTGACGTCACGTTCGACGGGGTGTCCGGCGCGCGGCTGAGCCAGCCCGGCCAGACCGCCCAGCGGGTGACCCTGATCGTGCCCGCCGACCAGGTGGTCTCGGCCCGGGTCTTTGTCACCGCGCCGGCCGACGCTGATCTCGCCGGCAGCGTACCAGCCCGGTTCATCGCCAAGTCGGGCGACATCATCACTGAGTCCAAGACCGTCTTCCTCTCTGGAGCTGCGAACCCGCAATGA
- the ccoP gene encoding cytochrome-c oxidase, cbb3-type subunit III, producing the protein MADRKIDDATGVETTGHEWDGIRELDNPLPRWWLWIWYACIAFSIGYWVLMPAWPGLNGYTKGLLNKSDRAEVGQELKALEAHRGEGAAMLRTASLEQIEKDPKLQAYAQQVGQSVFGDNCATCHGIGGTGSKGYANLRDDVWLWGGKLEDIQYTITHGIRSGAEGARVSQMPAYGRDEMLQPKQIDDLTEYVVNLSRRPADAGAVARAAPLFEAQCSACHGPQGQGNQQLGAPNLTDADWLFGSDRASIRGQIYAGNGGVMPAWSGRLSPETIKALSVYIHSNAGGQ; encoded by the coding sequence ATGGCCGACCGCAAGATCGATGACGCCACGGGCGTCGAAACCACTGGCCACGAATGGGACGGCATTCGCGAACTGGATAATCCGCTGCCCCGCTGGTGGCTGTGGATCTGGTACGCGTGCATCGCCTTCTCGATCGGCTACTGGGTGCTGATGCCTGCCTGGCCGGGGCTGAACGGCTACACCAAGGGCTTGCTGAACAAATCCGACCGGGCTGAGGTCGGCCAGGAGCTGAAGGCGCTCGAAGCGCACCGGGGTGAGGGCGCGGCCATGCTGCGCACCGCCAGCCTGGAGCAGATCGAGAAGGATCCGAAGCTTCAAGCCTATGCTCAGCAAGTCGGTCAGTCGGTGTTCGGCGACAACTGCGCCACCTGCCATGGCATCGGCGGCACGGGCTCCAAGGGTTACGCCAACCTGCGTGACGACGTCTGGCTGTGGGGCGGAAAGCTGGAGGACATCCAGTACACGATCACCCACGGGATCCGTTCGGGCGCTGAAGGCGCGCGGGTCTCGCAAATGCCGGCCTATGGCCGTGATGAGATGCTTCAGCCCAAGCAGATCGACGATCTGACCGAGTATGTGGTGAACCTGTCGCGTCGCCCCGCCGACGCTGGAGCGGTGGCGCGCGCTGCGCCCCTGTTCGAAGCGCAATGCTCGGCCTGCCACGGCCCGCAAGGCCAGGGCAATCAGCAACTGGGTGCGCCGAACCTGACCGACGCCGACTGGCTGTTTGGTTCCGATCGGGCGTCTATTCGCGGCCAGATCTATGCCGGCAACGGCGGGGTTATGCCCGCCTGGAGCGGACGCCTGAGCCCTGAAACCATCAAGGCGCTCAGCGTCTACATCCACAGCAACGCGGGCGGTCAGTAG
- the hemN gene encoding oxygen-independent coproporphyrinogen III oxidase, which yields MITQTVLSSVQRAHAERNLPRYTSYPTAVAFDAAQADQAPAWFAQTRPDDHLSVYVHVPFCRRLCWYCGCNTSIAHTYERIGTYAEVLAREIDLVARRLGEHDGLAHLHFGGGSPNALSAADFKRLVAQLTTTFRVRPGAEIAAELDPGMLSDAFVDAAGEAGVTRVSLGVQTFDPAVQALVNRVQPFEQVSAAVDRLRAAGVAGLNFDLMYGLPGQTVDNVYASTKAALELRPDRIAVFGYAHVPWMKKHQTMIREADLADIDGRWAQADAADAALTEAGYVRIGLDHYALPGDSLSRAAAEGRLRRNFQGYTDDPAPVLVPIGPSSIGQFREGFVQNLTPTDAWAAKIAQDELPLGRALTLSDEDRLRAAVIERLMCDMRVDVAAVCTAHGFAPDHLADSLTSLTAVEVAGFCVLDGAVVTIPETARRLMRVVAAAFDERLPVAVNRHAKAV from the coding sequence ATGATCACCCAGACCGTTCTCTCGTCCGTTCAGCGGGCGCACGCCGAGCGCAATCTGCCGCGCTACACCAGCTATCCCACGGCGGTGGCGTTCGACGCCGCGCAAGCCGACCAGGCTCCCGCCTGGTTCGCCCAGACGCGTCCGGACGATCACCTCTCAGTCTATGTTCACGTGCCGTTTTGCCGTCGGCTTTGCTGGTATTGCGGCTGCAACACCTCGATCGCCCATACCTATGAACGGATCGGGACCTATGCCGAGGTTCTGGCGCGCGAGATCGACCTGGTGGCCCGCCGGCTTGGCGAGCACGACGGTCTGGCTCACCTCCACTTTGGCGGCGGCAGCCCCAACGCGCTCAGCGCCGCAGACTTCAAGCGCCTTGTAGCGCAACTGACGACGACGTTTCGGGTCCGGCCCGGCGCCGAGATCGCGGCCGAACTCGATCCAGGCATGCTGTCCGACGCCTTCGTCGACGCCGCTGGCGAGGCCGGCGTGACCCGCGTGAGCCTGGGCGTGCAAACCTTCGATCCCGCTGTCCAGGCGCTGGTCAACCGCGTCCAGCCGTTCGAGCAGGTCAGCGCTGCGGTCGACCGCTTGCGCGCCGCCGGGGTTGCCGGGCTGAACTTCGACCTGATGTACGGATTACCGGGGCAGACGGTCGACAATGTCTACGCCTCGACGAAGGCGGCGTTGGAGCTGCGGCCTGATCGTATCGCCGTCTTCGGCTACGCCCACGTGCCTTGGATGAAGAAGCACCAGACGATGATCCGCGAGGCGGACCTGGCCGACATCGACGGCCGGTGGGCGCAGGCCGATGCGGCGGACGCGGCGCTGACCGAGGCGGGCTATGTCCGGATCGGCCTCGATCACTATGCCTTGCCCGGTGACTCCCTCAGCAGAGCCGCGGCGGAAGGGCGTCTGCGGCGCAACTTCCAAGGCTACACCGATGATCCCGCGCCGGTGCTGGTTCCCATCGGCCCGTCCTCGATCGGCCAGTTCCGCGAGGGCTTTGTCCAGAACCTGACCCCGACCGACGCTTGGGCGGCGAAGATCGCTCAGGACGAGCTACCTTTGGGCCGCGCCTTGACGCTCAGCGACGAAGACCGCCTGCGCGCGGCCGTGATCGAGCGGCTGATGTGCGATATGAGGGTCGATGTCGCGGCGGTCTGCACCGCGCACGGCTTTGCGCCTGACCATTTGGCGGATAGTCTTACAAGCCTGACGGCGGTTGAGGTCGCCGGCTTCTGCGTGCTGGACGGCGCCGTTGTTACGATCCCGGAAACGGCGCGCCGGCTGATGCGCGTGGTCGCCGCCGCCTTCGACGAACGTCTGCCCGTCGCGGTCAACCGTCACGCCAAGGCCGTTTAG
- the ccoS gene encoding cbb3-type cytochrome oxidase assembly protein CcoS — MNIVLFLAPASIGLGALGLLAFFWTMKAGQYDDPKGDAERILYDHLDDKPPASER; from the coding sequence ATGAACATCGTCCTCTTCCTGGCCCCGGCGTCGATCGGTCTAGGCGCGCTGGGCTTGCTGGCCTTTTTCTGGACGATGAAGGCGGGTCAGTACGACGACCCCAAGGGCGACGCCGAGCGGATCCTCTATGACCATCTCGACGACAAGCCACCCGCCAGCGAAAGGTGA
- a CDS encoding heavy metal translocating P-type ATPase: protein MSHSLALHRDLEAFVRRDDAGRGRFELLVRGARCAGCISKIEKAVRALPGVEAARLNLTTGKLAVELAGKVSDPGRVLETVEDLGYRACLFDPAEAEAAQDKEGKELAVALGVAGFGAGNVMMFTVPAWAGLFGQELTPATLTLMYWMAAIVATPCALYAGRPFFRSAWASLRRGKANMDVPISIGVILTLIVSFSETLLGGKHAYFDAAVTLLFLLLIGRYLDHRLRAGARSAARDLLALQAPVAMRIADGVEQGVPVADIRVGDLLAVAPGERIPVDGLVEQGASELDNALITGETALAPVAAGAPLHAGALNLSGRLVMRASARSEDSTLAAIARLMEAGAQARSTYVRLADKAAALYVPVVHTAAALTFVGGWALGLGPREALLRAAAVLIVTCPCALGLAVPAVQIAASSRLFRKGVLVKSGAALERLAEADHVVFDKTGVLTQGRPALIDAPAHLVALAAPLARASRHPLARALAATAGVGPVAQDCVETAGQGVEGVIDGRRARLGRAGFVGVEAGDVRETELWFGFENDVKIRFAFEDRPRADARDTITKLRALGLSVEILSGDVEGPVRDVAREVGVSDWRAGLTPVEKAAAVDALKAQDRKVLMVGDGLNDAAALAKAYASMAPGAAVDAAQNAADLVFTGEELAAVVESLETARESRRRALENFGFSALYNLVATPAAMFGLVNPFVAALAMSGSSIVVLLNAARPRLRSFRR from the coding sequence ATGAGCCACAGCCTCGCCCTGCATCGTGACCTGGAAGCCTTTGTTCGGCGCGACGACGCCGGGCGAGGGCGCTTCGAATTACTCGTGCGCGGCGCGCGCTGCGCCGGCTGCATCAGCAAGATCGAGAAAGCGGTCCGCGCTCTGCCGGGCGTGGAGGCGGCCAGGCTGAACCTGACGACCGGCAAGCTGGCGGTCGAGCTGGCCGGCAAGGTCTCCGATCCCGGGCGGGTGCTCGAAACCGTCGAGGACCTCGGCTACCGCGCCTGCCTGTTCGACCCGGCCGAGGCTGAGGCGGCGCAGGACAAGGAAGGCAAAGAACTGGCCGTTGCGCTCGGCGTCGCCGGTTTCGGCGCCGGCAACGTGATGATGTTCACCGTGCCGGCCTGGGCGGGCCTGTTCGGACAGGAACTGACCCCGGCCACCCTGACCCTGATGTACTGGATGGCGGCGATCGTCGCCACGCCGTGCGCCTTGTACGCCGGCCGCCCGTTTTTCCGCTCGGCCTGGGCCTCGCTCCGGCGCGGCAAGGCCAATATGGACGTCCCCATCTCGATCGGGGTGATCCTGACCCTGATCGTCAGCTTCTCCGAGACCCTTCTGGGCGGGAAACACGCCTATTTCGATGCAGCGGTCACGCTGCTGTTCCTGCTGCTGATCGGCCGCTACCTGGATCACCGCCTGCGAGCGGGCGCGCGCTCGGCGGCGCGGGATCTGCTGGCGCTTCAGGCGCCCGTCGCGATGCGGATCGCGGACGGCGTCGAACAAGGCGTTCCAGTCGCGGACATCCGCGTGGGCGACCTGCTGGCGGTCGCGCCCGGCGAGCGCATCCCGGTCGACGGTCTGGTCGAGCAGGGCGCCTCCGAACTCGATAACGCCCTGATCACCGGTGAGACGGCGCTGGCGCCGGTCGCCGCCGGCGCCCCGCTGCACGCGGGAGCCTTGAACCTGTCAGGTCGCCTGGTCATGCGAGCCAGCGCGCGTAGCGAGGACTCCACGCTCGCCGCCATCGCCCGGCTGATGGAAGCCGGCGCCCAGGCGCGGTCGACCTATGTGCGACTCGCCGACAAGGCCGCCGCGCTCTACGTCCCGGTGGTCCACACCGCAGCGGCCCTGACCTTCGTAGGTGGTTGGGCGCTGGGCTTGGGTCCCCGCGAGGCGCTGCTTCGCGCCGCAGCGGTGTTGATCGTCACCTGTCCTTGTGCGCTGGGCCTGGCGGTTCCGGCCGTCCAGATCGCGGCGAGCAGCCGGCTGTTTCGCAAGGGCGTGCTGGTCAAGTCGGGCGCCGCGCTGGAGCGCCTGGCCGAGGCCGATCACGTCGTCTTCGACAAGACCGGCGTGCTGACGCAAGGGCGTCCGGCGCTGATCGACGCCCCGGCCCATCTGGTGGCGCTGGCGGCGCCGTTGGCGCGCGCGTCTCGGCATCCTCTGGCGCGTGCTCTGGCTGCGACGGCCGGCGTGGGCCCCGTGGCGCAGGACTGCGTCGAGACGGCCGGGCAGGGCGTCGAAGGCGTGATCGACGGGCGTCGGGCCCGCCTGGGCCGCGCCGGCTTTGTCGGCGTCGAGGCCGGCGACGTGCGCGAGACCGAGCTGTGGTTCGGCTTCGAGAACGATGTGAAGATCCGCTTCGCCTTCGAGGATCGTCCAAGAGCCGACGCTCGGGATACGATCACCAAGCTTCGTGCGCTGGGTCTGTCTGTTGAAATCCTGTCGGGCGACGTCGAAGGCCCGGTCCGCGACGTAGCGCGCGAAGTCGGCGTCAGCGACTGGCGCGCTGGCCTGACGCCGGTCGAGAAGGCGGCGGCGGTCGATGCGCTGAAAGCCCAGGACCGAAAAGTCCTGATGGTGGGCGATGGTCTCAACGACGCCGCCGCGCTCGCCAAGGCGTACGCTTCGATGGCGCCGGGCGCGGCGGTGGACGCGGCCCAGAACGCCGCCGATCTGGTCTTCACCGGTGAGGAACTGGCGGCGGTCGTCGAGTCGCTCGAGACCGCCCGGGAGTCTCGCCGACGGGCGCTGGAGAACTTCGGCTTCTCGGCCCTCTACAATCTCGTCGCCACGCCGGCGGCAATGTTCGGACTGGTCAATCCGTTCGTGGCGGCCCTGGCGATGTCGGGCTCGTCGATCGTGGTGCTGCTCAACGCGGCCCGTCCGCGTCTTCGGAGTTTCCGCCGATGA
- the ccoO gene encoding cytochrome-c oxidase, cbb3-type subunit II, whose product MSIWKHHAKFERHSLLLVVGILLVVSIGGLVEIAPLFWLQGTIEKVQGVRTYTPLELAGRDIYVREGCYLCHSQMVRPLRDEVERYGHYSLAAESMYDHPFQWGSKRTGPDLARVGGKYSDSWHRDHLIDPRSVVPESVMPPYKFLAANDLDYSDIADRMKAQKTVGVPYTADQITNAKKDLEAQADPFSTDAVALRGRYDAKVVNRDFDGDPNKVSEMDALVAYLQMLGTTVDFKTYKAHAPENQR is encoded by the coding sequence ATGTCCATCTGGAAGCACCACGCCAAGTTCGAGCGGCATTCGCTGCTGCTCGTCGTCGGCATCCTCCTGGTCGTCTCGATTGGCGGCCTCGTCGAGATCGCCCCGCTGTTCTGGCTGCAGGGTACGATTGAAAAGGTCCAGGGCGTGCGAACCTACACGCCCCTGGAGCTGGCCGGCCGCGACATCTATGTCCGCGAGGGCTGCTACCTCTGCCACTCGCAGATGGTCCGCCCGCTGCGTGACGAGGTCGAGCGTTACGGCCACTACAGCCTGGCGGCCGAGAGCATGTACGACCACCCGTTCCAGTGGGGGTCCAAGCGCACCGGTCCTGACCTCGCCCGCGTCGGCGGCAAGTACTCCGACAGCTGGCACCGCGACCACCTGATCGATCCGCGCTCGGTCGTGCCGGAGTCGGTGATGCCGCCCTACAAGTTCCTGGCCGCCAACGACCTGGACTACAGCGACATCGCCGATCGCATGAAGGCCCAGAAGACGGTCGGCGTGCCTTACACGGCCGATCAGATCACCAACGCCAAGAAGGATCTCGAGGCGCAGGCTGATCCGTTCTCGACCGACGCCGTGGCGCTACGCGGTCGGTACGACGCCAAGGTCGTCAACCGTGACTTCGACGGCGACCCGAACAAGGTCAGCGAGATGGACGCCCTGGTGGCCTATCTCCAGATGCTCGGCACCACCGTCGACTTCAAGACCTACAAGGCCCACGCGCCGGAGAACCAACGATGA
- a CDS encoding cbb3-type cytochrome c oxidase subunit 3, protein MSGLSYETVARFAQQVGLIYFGLIFLAGVAYALRPSKKAEFQHAARMPLDDGEQP, encoded by the coding sequence ATGAGCGGGCTCTCCTATGAAACCGTGGCGCGCTTCGCGCAGCAGGTCGGGCTGATCTATTTCGGCCTGATCTTCCTCGCGGGCGTCGCTTACGCCCTCCGGCCCTCCAAGAAGGCCGAATTCCAACACGCCGCGCGCATGCCGCTGGACGACGGGGAGCAACCCTGA